One region of Citrus sinensis cultivar Valencia sweet orange chromosome 6, DVS_A1.0, whole genome shotgun sequence genomic DNA includes:
- the LOC102627284 gene encoding probable mitochondrial-processing peptidase subunit beta, mitochondrial has protein sequence MAFKHLLTLARRSHRPSSTALFTAIRSSSSASPLATSPSSPPPSPPPPNVMIYDRLAEAVKAKLKNLENPDPKFLKYGSPHPTLTSHTHILAAPETKITTLPNGLRVATESNLAAKTATVGVWIDAGSRFETDETNGTAHFLEHMIFKGTEKRTARDLEEEIENMGGHLNAYTSREQTTYYAKVLDKDVNNALDILADILQNSTFDQARITRERDVILREMEEVEGQTEEVIFDHLHATAFQYTPLGRTILGPAQNIKTITKEHLQNYIHTHYTAPRMVIAASGAVKHEEVVEQVKKLFTKLSADPTTASQLVANEPAIFTGSEVRIIDDDIPLAQFAVAFAGASWTDPDSIALMVMQAMLGSWNKNSVGGKHMGSELAQRVGINEIAESMMAFNTNYKDTGLFGVYAVAKPDCLDDLAYAIMYETTKLAYRVSEADVTRARNQLKSSLLLHIDGTSPVAEDIGRQLLTYGRRIPFAELFARIDSVDASTVKRVANRFIYDRDIAIAAMGPIQGLPDYNWFRRRTYWNRY, from the exons ATGGCGTTTAAGCATCTTTTAACCCTAGCTCGCCGGTCTCACAGGCCTTCGTCCACGGCCCTCTTTACCGCCATCCGATCCTCCTCCTCCGCCTCACCCCTCGCCACGTCACCATCGTCTCCGCCGCCGTCCCCGCCTCCCCCAAATGTCATGATCTACGACCGTCTCGCCGAAGCCGTCAAAGCCAAGCTCAAAAACCTAGAAAACCCCGACCCGAAGTTCTTAAAGTACGGATCCCCGCACCCGACCCTTACTTCCCACACGCACATCCTCGCCGCGCCGGAGACCAAAATCACGACTTTGCCTAACGGACTCCGCGTCGCCACCGAGTCGAACCTCGCCGCGAAGACGGCCACAGTTGGAGTTTGGATTGACGCCGGCTCGAGGTTCGAGACTGATGAGACGAACGGGACGGCTCATTTCTTGGAGCATATGATATTCAAGGGGACGGAGAAGCGGACTGCGAGAGATTTGGAGGAGGAGATCGAGAATATGGGGGGGCATTTGAATGCTTACACTAGCAGGGAACAGACGACCTATTATGCCAAGGTGTTGGATAAGGATGTGAATAATGCTTTGGATATTTTGGCTGATATTTTGCAGAACTCGACGTTTGATCAAGCGAGGATCACCAGGGAACGGGATGTTATTTTGAGAGAAATGGAGGAG GTTGAGGGGCAAACAGAGGAAGTCATTTTTGATCATTTGCATGCAACTGCATTCCAGTACACTCCTTTGGGGAGAACTATTCTCGGTCCTGCTCAGAATATCAAGACAATCACAAAAGAACATCTGCAGAACTATATTCACACTCACTATACTGCTCCCAGAATG GTGATTGCTGCTTCTGGAGCTGTGAAGCATGAAGAAGTTGTTGAGCAAGTGAAGAAATTGTTCACAAAATTATCAGCGGATCCAACCACCGCTTCTCAATTAGTTGCAAATGAACCAGCAATTTTCACTGGTTCTGAG GTTAGAATAATTGATGACGATATTCCTTTGGCACAATTTGCGGTTGCTTTCGCTGGAGCATCTTGGACAGATCCAGATTCCATTGCCCTGATGGTTATGCAGGCAATGTTGGGTTCATGGAATAAAAATTCAGTGGGTGGAAAGCACATGGG TTCCGAGCTGGCACAGAGAGTTGGCATTAATGAAATTGCAGAAAGCATGATGGCCTTCAACACGAACTACAAAGACACTGGTCTGTTTGGTGTTTATGCTGTTGCTAAG CCGGATTGCTTAGATGATTTGGCCTATGCAATTATGTACGAGACTACCAAGTTAGCTTATCGGGTTTCAGAAGCTGATGTCACTCGTGCCCGTAATCAG TTGAAATCATCCCTGTTGCTTCACATTGATGGAACAAGCCCTGTAGCTGAAGATATTGGACGCCAG CTGCTTACATATGGTCGAAGAATCCCATTTGCTGAATTGTTTGCTAGGATAGACTCCGTAGATGCAAGCACTGTCAAGCGCGTTGCAAACAGATTTATTTACGACAGG GATATCGCAATTGCTGCAATGGGTCCAATTCAAGGTTTACCCGACTACAACTGGTTCAGACGCAGAACCTACTGGAATAGATACTAA